Part of the Bacillus sp. THAF10 genome is shown below.
TTTGTTTTTAGTGTTGCCACATTATTCAATCCTCTCGTTTCCTTATTTGCACTTATGTTTTTATGCTTTTTCTCATTAAAAGAGTATTTCTCTATTTTAAAGACAAGAAAGGTAGACCGACAGCTTTTTCTATGGGCGTACTTGTCCATTCCGATTCAATTTTATTGGATTTATATTGGCTGGTATGGGATGTTTATCGTTTTTATTCCGGTATACGTTTTCTTATTTTTACCACTACCTCGGATTCTTGGCAAAGGAACAGTTGGTTTTTTACGTTCTGTCAGCTCTACTCAATGGGGACTAATGCTGATGGTTTTTGGTTTAAGTCATTTAGCTTTTTACCAAACAGCAACACCTGAATACGGTGCCAACCTGGTATTATATCTCGTAGTCCTTACACAGCTACATGATGTAGTGCAATATCTTGTCTCTCTTTATATTGGCAAAAAGAAGGTCATTCCAACTTCCAACCCAAATATTACTTGGGAAGGCTTTCTTATCTCTACCTTTGTAACCACAGGTGTATCCTACAACTTGTTCCCATATTTAACTCCACTGGATGAATTGTTCGGAATATTGTCTGGTCTTTTAATAAGTGTGGCATGTTTTGGAGGGAGCTTGGCCGTTTCTGTACTAAAGAGAGATTTATTAATTGGGGATGGGGAAAAAGCATCTGTGCTGAAAAAAAGCTATTTAACCAGAGTAGATAGCCTTGCTTACTCAGCTCCGATTTTCTTTCACGTCATTCGTTACTATTTTGACTTCATGTAAAGGCTGCTTTCGCAAACGATTGATATGGCAATTTTAATTTGCTTATATAGTGAAATAGAAAAGAGCCCAAGTAAAAAAGAAATCTATCATTTTTTCTAGCAATCGTTGCATATAATGTAACGATTCTTCTTTTGGTCTTTTGAATGCACCAACTGTTACGGATTATTTTTACACTATACATACTCGTATCTTTTGCTAGGGAGGGATTTTTTTTGGAAAAAGAAGAGCAATCTCTATATGACACACCACTAATTGCCTTTGGTTTGCCTATATTTATTATGGTATTTGGGGTGTTTTTACTAGTGGAAGCACACAACTCTGGAAAGTTAAAATACATTCCAGTGGTCTTTATTCTTTTAGGACTTTCTGAAATTATTCGGTCCGTGATGAGACGCCGTTATCAACCAACTAAGAAAAAACGTGCTGAGATTAATCAAAAAAGTGGACATGTTGCCTACATATTAATGGCAACAAGTGTGGTTTGTTCGGTGCTGCTGTTAATTATGGAGAAAATTTCCGTGGAGATGGTCCTATATGTCCAGCTTTCTATGGCCATTGTGCTTTATCCTTTGTTAAAATTAGTATTACTCGTAAGACATGACGATTAAAAAAGGGGGAAATAGGTGGATTGTTTCCCTCTACACTCACCTTCTTTTTTAGAGTGTATCAACTCTACCCTTCATTCCATTCCTCGATTTTTCTGTATCTGCCATTCCCAAAAGCGCTTATTTTAAGACTGTTAGTGTAAAATAATAATTATTATGTTTCCTTTTTACTCCACACAATTTATTCACAATTATTCTATAAAATAAATTTTATCTTATCCTTAAATCTGTATTTTTTTTAGGAGTGTTTTTCATGTTGAAATTTTGGAGTGTTCTAGCGATTATACTTATCCTAGCTGGGTGTACGGATGATACAATTGATATGCCTAAACAAATAAGCATTGAAAATACTATTTTTGTTAGTCATATTAAAGAAAAAACCATGTCAGCCATAGATGCAACGAACGGAACAAAAGCATCCGTATCGATGCCGTTTGTGTTTTCAGCGATAGAAGAGCTAAAGCCAGGTTTATTTTTAGCAACCGTAAAAGAATCCGATAAGTTATATCAAATTGATGTGAGAAAACAAAAAATCACACCATTTATGGATTTAGAAAAAGGAGCTCTCGACCTTGCATATGATAAAGAAGGAAAGTCCCTTTATCTGGCAAATGTAGAAACAAATCAAGTATTGGTGATAGATATTTCGGAAAAAAAAGTCAGTGAAAAGATTGATGTAGGGGCGTATCCTTCCCATTTGTTTTTACATAATGAGAAGCTTTTTGTACTTGCAGCTGGAAGTGAGAATATAGCCGTTGTCGATAAAGCTACCAAAGGTATCTTGAACACCTTTGATGTCAACCCTCGTCCAGAAGGGTTATTCTTTGATGGGAATTATG
Proteins encoded:
- a CDS encoding phosphatidate cytidylyltransferase, whose amino-acid sequence is MEAVITLMVIAAGLSVFTIVYLIVKKNSTSKDFSELGVKVKTWWGMLFVFSVATLFNPLVSLFALMFLCFFSLKEYFSILKTRKVDRQLFLWAYLSIPIQFYWIYIGWYGMFIVFIPVYVFLFLPLPRILGKGTVGFLRSVSSTQWGLMLMVFGLSHLAFYQTATPEYGANLVLYLVVLTQLHDVVQYLVSLYIGKKKVIPTSNPNITWEGFLISTFVTTGVSYNLFPYLTPLDELFGILSGLLISVACFGGSLAVSVLKRDLLIGDGEKASVLKKSYLTRVDSLAYSAPIFFHVIRYYFDFM
- a CDS encoding YncE family protein, with amino-acid sequence MLKFWSVLAIILILAGCTDDTIDMPKQISIENTIFVSHIKEKTMSAIDATNGTKASVSMPFVFSAIEELKPGLFLATVKESDKLYQIDVRKQKITPFMDLEKGALDLAYDKEGKSLYLANVETNQVLVIDISEKKVSEKIDVGAYPSHLFLHNEKLFVLAAGSENIAVVDKATKGILNTFDVNPRPEGLFFDGNYVWTGGHGEGAETNKRIFGYDPKTGEEKLSVETGLMPIQIKQYEKDGPMYVLSHGDHTVAKIDPKTYEVEKKVTLSDNPTNMIADDKEIFVTSLDGNELTKININDFEITGSYPTESGPYLLFKGGEEK